In Ascaphus truei isolate aAscTru1 unplaced genomic scaffold, aAscTru1.hap1 HAP1_SCAFFOLD_846, whole genome shotgun sequence, the following are encoded in one genomic region:
- the LOC142486408 gene encoding histone H3: MARTKQTARKSTGGKAPRKQLATKAARKSAPATGGVKKPHRYRPGTVALREIRRYQKSTELLIRKLPFQRLVREIAQDFKTDLRFQSSAVMALQEASEAYLVGLFEDTNLCAIHAKRVTIMPKDIQLARRIRGERA; the protein is encoded by the coding sequence ATGGCCCGGACCAAGCAGAccgcccggaaatccaccggAGGGAAGGCTCCGCGTAAGCAGCTAGCGACCAAGGCTGCCAGAAAGAGCGCTCCGGCCACCGGCGGAGTGAAGAAGCCTCACCGCTACCGGCCCGGTACTGTGGCTCTCCGGGAGATCCGCCGCTACCAGAAGTCCACCGAGCTGCTCATCCGCAAGCTGCCCTTCCAGCGCCTGGTCCGGGAGATCGCCCAGGACTTCAAGACTGATCTACGCTTTCAGAGCTCGGCCGTCATGGCTCTGCAGGAGGCCAGCGAGGCTTATCTGGTGGGGCTCTTCGAGGACACCAACCTATGCGCTATCCACGCCAAGAGAGTGACCATCATGCCCAAGGACATCCAGCTGGCCCGCAggatcagaggggagagagcttaG